Proteins found in one Sporosarcina sp. FSL K6-3457 genomic segment:
- a CDS encoding LytR/AlgR family response regulator transcription factor, which yields MNVVICEDNLEQLSEITKTIHNYALMEDNGIMIGLSTTNPLEVVDYAEKNKVDCYFIDIDLNHEMTGLKLASNIRQSDPICCIIFVTTHSEMSYLTFTYKVAALDFILKDEVDLVEARVLNALKEAHRRYQQIGQDKAVNLVKLKVGSRTRNIEFHDIYFFEASPNPHKLIIHLHNEQIEFSGRLKNYDKLGEHFYRCHKSYIINKQHIQQIDVAERMIIMRNGETCLASSRLLKGLL from the coding sequence ATGAATGTCGTAATTTGCGAGGATAATCTAGAGCAGTTAAGCGAAATCACAAAGACAATTCATAACTATGCGCTTATGGAAGATAACGGCATCATGATTGGACTCTCTACGACAAATCCTCTTGAAGTAGTGGACTATGCAGAAAAAAATAAAGTGGATTGCTACTTTATTGATATTGACCTCAATCATGAAATGACAGGCCTTAAACTTGCAAGCAACATAAGACAAAGTGATCCTATTTGCTGTATCATTTTCGTCACGACCCATTCAGAGATGTCTTATCTGACATTTACATATAAGGTAGCTGCGTTGGATTTCATTCTAAAGGATGAAGTAGATTTAGTAGAAGCTAGAGTGTTAAATGCTTTAAAAGAAGCACATCGACGCTATCAACAGATTGGACAAGACAAAGCTGTCAATCTCGTCAAACTAAAAGTAGGTTCTCGTACACGTAATATTGAATTTCATGATATATACTTTTTTGAAGCCTCCCCTAACCCCCATAAACTTATTATACATTTACACAATGAACAAATTGAATTCTCTGGTAGACTAAAAAACTACGACAAGTTAGGCGAACATTTTTATCGTTGTCATAAGAGTTATATTATAAACAAACAGCATATCCAACAAATTGATGTAGCAGAGCGAATGATTATCATGAGGAATGGAGAGACATGCCTCGCATCTAGTCGGTTATTAAAAGGCTTGCTTTAA